GCGTGATCGGGATACCTGCGACCGTCAGGCCAGACAGCCCCCCGCCAGCGAGTGTCTGTGACGGGCCAAATACGGTAGAGGGCGTAAATTCAATCTGCTTGGCATTTGTTTGCAGAAGATAGACGCCTTCTTGCGTGACGATGTCGATGCCACCGCTCTGGCGCGGTACAGTTTGTATGGGCAGGTATTCTGAAACCTGGTCGAGCAGGCGGCCACGTTCGTCTATCAGAGCCGCTGCCTGACCGCTGGTGCGGTCGACCCTGGCGAGCTTTCCGTTGATGTCCTCAATGCCCTTCAAGGCCGCATTGACAGTGTCGACGCCGATCCCGATCTCATGGTCCGTTTCTGCACGAAGGTTTGTGGCAAAATCGGAGAGGGCGTTGAATTCATTGACAAGGGAACTGGCCGCTTGAAGCGTAGCGGCCATGTCCGAGCCGGACTCCGGTGATATTGCCAGATTGGACAGGGCACTCTCGAAATTGGAGAAGAGACCGAACAGGCCGGACCCGTCCGCTGTATTCCCGACACGGGCAGAAATCGTATTCCAGGTCGATGCGAAGAGATCGGCCTGTGAAAGATCGCTGCCGAGAGAACGACGTTCGGCTGACAAGGCTTCGTTGCCCGCCCGGGAGATGCCGACGGACTTGACCCCGGCGCTTGAGCCGCCCAGGACATTCTCGGCCACAACGAGCGAACGGCGGACATAGCCCGCCGTCGTCGAATTCGAGACGTTCGTGGCGACAACGTCGGCCTTCAGACTTGTGATCCGAAGGCCTGACTGTGCCGCTTGGATGGCGCTGGATATGGTCACTTACGTGCCGTCCCCTTCAAGCGTGGATCAGCGCTTCAGGTTGGTGGTTTCCTGCAGCATCTCATCAACGGTCTGAACAATCTTCGCGTTTGAAGAATAGGCCCGTTGTGTTTCGATGAGATCGGTCAGTTCAGCGGCAATATCGGTGGCTGATTCCATCAGCGAGTAGCCCGCAACGGTGCCAACCGGGCCGGTGCCCGCATTCCAGAGGTAAAGGCTTCCGGACGAAGAAGAGACCGAATAAGCCTGTCCATCGAGTGCAGTCAAACCATTCATGTTCGGCACGTCACCGACGGGAATCTGGTAGAGTGTCCGGCGAAGACCCGTGTCATAGATAGCTTGCAGGTAGCCGTTCTCGTCGATCTCGACGGAGGCCAGATCCCCTAGCGGAGCGCCGTCCTTGGTCACCGCAGTTGGAGAGTAGGGGCCAGCCAACTGGGTAATCCCTGCACTGTCATCCGGACGGCCGATGAAAACATCAATGGGTCCATGTTCGAGCGTCATTGATAACTTGCCGGTGGCCGCATCATAGCTAACCCCTCCGCTGGCCGTTGCCGATGCGATCCGGCCACCATTCGATGCTGTGTCGTCGAAGACAAGATTCAGATCACCAAGAGATGTAACAGGATCGCCGGCACTATCGAAGAATTGAACGTCCCATTCGTTTGACGATCCAGAAGCTGGAACGTTTGGAGTGAATTCCATCGTCATTGTTTGGGCACGGCCGAGATTGTCAAAATATTCAATTGGCAGGGAATAGGGCTCACCAGAACCGCCCGTGGTGGTTGCGTCCGCCGGCAGATTGATACCCAGTTCCATGCTTGTTGTCGGTGACGCCGTGAATTGTGACGTTGCAATGTTCACAGGCTCAAGGTTCAGGCCGCTGTTGCGGCTGACATTCCCGATGTCACCAGAAGAGTCGGCAGGCCAGCCAAGCAGAAACATACCGCTCTGGGTGCGGAGGTAACCATTCTGGTCGGGGTAGAAGGATCCAGTCGGCAGGAGCATGAGCGAACGCTCGGAAGGAACAGCGCCGATTCCGCCTTCATTCGTCACCGGCAAGAGGCCTCGTTCAGTAACCGCAATGTCAGTGGCATTCCCGGTCGAGGTGAGCGGCCCCGTTGCAGCAATGTCCTTGAAGGAGTCGACCCGCACACCGCCAGCCGCATACGCGGATGACCGCTGATGAAGCACCATGCTCGAGAAGTCGACCTGGCTGCGCTTGTAGCCCAGGGTCGATGAGTTGGCGATGTTGTCGGAGATTGTCGAGAGACGGGCGGAGTTGACACCCAACCCCATCACACCCGCGTTCAGGGACGAAGAAATGCTCATGTCGGTTGCTCCTGCAAAGTGACACAACCATGAGTAATTCTCGTTGGTTAATGACGAGATAACCCCGCTTAACCGTATAAATTTATTGGGTCAGAATGGTAATCGAAATCCGGCGGTTCTGGGGGGCCGCAGGGTCTTCGGGGATCAGGGGGTCGGAGGCGGCCTTTCCGGAAACTTCCCGGATGCGGTCAGCTGGCATGCCTGAACGGACCAGGAGCCGCCGCGCGGTGTTGGCACGATCTGCGGACAAGTTCCAGTTATCGTAAATGCCGGCATTCCTATAGGTGCGATTGTCTGTATGTCCGACAATCTTCACCTGGTTTTCAAAGCTGCCGAACGAGCCAGCAACTTGTCCCATGAGATCCGCCAGAAGCTCGGATGGATGGCTGGAGCCGACCGGGAAGAGTGGGGTTTTGGCCGAATCCGTGATCTCCACAACGATGCCTTCCGGCGACATCTTGATCAGCATGTGTTCTGAAATCTGATGACCGTCTTCAGTCAGGCCTTTTTTCAGGTCTTCAAGCTGTGCGGCAATGGCGCGTTCGTCTGTTTTGTCTTTCGTCCCGTGCGAGTCGATGGATTTCGACCGCGATGCGCCGGTTCCCATTTTCGCGTAGGTTTCTTCTGTAAAAATGGATGAGCCATTCAGGCCATCTGATCCGCCACCGGAAATGCGGCTGATCGGAATTGTCGGGTTGAAATAGTCGGCAATACCTTTGCGCTGTTCCTCTGTCGTGGCGTTGAGCAACCACATCAGAAGGAAGAACGCCATCATTGCGGTGACGAAGTCGGCATAAGCAACTTTCCAGGCACCACCATGGTGCCCGTCAGCTTTGACGACCTTCTTTCGCTTGATGATTGTCGTGTAGACGATTGGCTGTTGCTTGCTACTCATTAACCCTAACCATTTGAGGCAGTAGGGGCTTTCTACCAGACAGCCGTGAAGGAACGCTGCGGAGCCGATGGTTAACTTGCCCCGGGCTGTTAATGGTTTTTCAACCGGTCACCCACCATCACTGGTTAACGGGACGGTACGTTTTTTTAATAGGTGGCAAACTGTGTCTGCAGTTCTGCGGAAAAAGATCGACGCTGGGGCGGGCATTCCTCCCAGCATAATGCAACTGCAGCATTTCTGGCTGCAGTTGCAGGCCTGCACCCAGGATTGGGCGGCAGACACCTATGGTATACGACCGGAAGTTTCGCTCGCCAGCCGCCGGGTTGTGAACGGCCAAGAGGCCCAGCAGAAGCTGGAAGCGGAAAGCGGCTTCTACTATTCCGCGGCAACTTCACCAGGGCTGGCCGGGATTGCATTGGACGCGGCCGGATCCATCCGCAATGCGGCCGTCCGGATGAATCAGGATATTGAGAGTCTTGGCGATGCCTCGCCGCTCTTTCTGAAATTGCTCGCTGAGCAGGCCGGGCTGGAACTCTGTCATCAGGTCACAGCCGACCTGTTCGATGCGGAAGAGGGGGCGTCCTCGGCGCCAGATCCGAGCGGTGCCGCAGGTCGTTTCGAGACATCCAGTCGATACCTGTTGTTGGAATACCGGCTCCAGATGGATGATGAAGTGTCCAGCGTTTGGTTCGCGTATTTCTTTGAATTCATACAACAATACGTAATTTCAAGTCAGCGGGCCGCTTCTGACCGGAAGGGGCAAGGCAGGCACCAGAGCCAAAGATCGCTGAACAACAGCATCCTGGCATCCACAACGATGCTGGACGCTGTGCTGGACCGCCTGTCTCTGACAATTGGTGAATGCGCCAAGCTGGAAGTCGGCACCGTGTTGCCGCTCGCTGGCGCGGATGGGGGGCGGCTATCGCTGTCCGCAGATACGATCAATGGGTGTGTCGATATCGGTACCGGTGAATTGGGCGTCTGGAAACGTCAGAGGGCTTTGAAGCTGAAGACGCCGATTTCGAAAACCTTTGCGCAGGAAATCGTGGATTCATAGCAATCATCCGTACTGGGATTGCTTGAGGGGAGTTGAGCAGTGAATGCAATTATAGGGATGCTGGTGACGGTTGCCATGGTGTTTGGTGGCTACCTTCTGGCCGGCGGCAAGATGGAAATTATCACTCATGCTCTTCCTTTCGAGGGCATGATGATCGGGGGCGCAGCGCTGGGTGCTTTCCTGGCGGCCAACGATTTGACGACCATCAAGCACACGGTCGGCGACATTGCGTCGGTTTTCAAAGGGCCGAAATGGAAAAAACAGGACTATCAGGATCTCTTGTGCCTGATGCATGAGTTGTTGAACGTGCTCAAGCAGAACCCGGTAGATATTGAACCGCATATTGAAGCACCGAACGAGTCCGATATTTTTGCCAAATATCCGAAGATCCTGAAGGATCACTCTGCGGTCGAGATGATCTGCGATACCATCCGCTCGATGATCATGAACTTCGATAATGTTCATCAGGTGGAGGAGTTGCTGGAAGCACAGCTCGAAGGCCTGCAGGAAGACAGCCTGCACGGTGCTCATGCCCTTCAGAATATGGCAGACGCGCTACCGGCGCTGGGGATCGTTGCGGCTGTCCTTGGTGTGATCAAGACAATGGCCGCAATTGACAAGCCGCCGGAAATTCTGGGCGGAATGATCGGCGGCGCTCTGGTCGGGACCTTTCTTGGCGTGTTTCTCGCTTACGGAATCGTTGGTCCGTTTGCCAACAAGGTGAAGCACAATCGTACGGAAGAACATTTCTTCTACGCGACGATTGGCGGTCTCCTTGTCTCCAACCTGCACCACAACCCGGTCAACATTTCGGTTGAGGTGGCTCGCCGTCATGCCCCGGCACGGGTTCGTCCGACTTTCGACGATGTCGAGCAGGCAATTCGGGAGCTTAAAAAGGCAGCATGAAGCGGCTTTGCCTCCTCCTTCTGCTCAGCAGCTTACTCGCGCCAGCTTCGCTCGCGCTTGATGACACTGATGCTGTATCCGGACCGGAAGCGGGGCAGCCAACTCAGCTTGCGAACGAACTCGATCAGTTCGTTCGCGATGCCATTGACGAGGGCCTGCTGACCCCGACAGGGGAGGCGGAACCGGAAATGGACGACAGTGTGGCGCAGGATAGCCTGCCCACGGGTGTGCGTATGAGGCAGGCGGCGCCTTTCCCGGTGGAAGTAGACTGTGAAGGGCCTTATCCACTCGATTTTGATGCGTTTGAGCGGTTCGACCGCTATCAGCAAATCTACACGTTCCAGGAGAACGTGTCCGGGCTGCCCGGCGACGCGCCTGGGTTGGACGGTATACAGCTCGCAAAAGCCTATTTGGCGCTTGGGCTCTATTCTGAATCCGGTATGGTCTTGAAGTCGGCATCCGGACCGGTCGCAGCGGCATACCGCAAGGTTGCGAGC
This is a stretch of genomic DNA from Hyphomonas adhaerens MHS-3. It encodes these proteins:
- the flgK gene encoding flagellar hook-associated protein FlgK, whose amino-acid sequence is MTISSAIQAAQSGLRITSLKADVVATNVSNSTTAGYVRRSLVVAENVLGGSSAGVKSVGISRAGNEALSAERRSLGSDLSQADLFASTWNTISARVGNTADGSGLFGLFSNFESALSNLAISPESGSDMAATLQAASSLVNEFNALSDFATNLRAETDHEIGIGVDTVNAALKGIEDINGKLARVDRTSGQAAALIDERGRLLDQVSEYLPIQTVPRQSGGIDIVTQEGVYLLQTNAKQIEFTPSTVFGPSQTLAGGGLSGLTVAGIPITPGASSYGAVSSGMFGALFTLRDSDLPAFSDQLDTLAGDLIARLSDDSIDPTKAPGAQGLFVDSDGSGDPGLAGRLALNPAIDPDQGGSMWRLRDGIGAVSEGPSGNATTLQNMLDAITTVRPMNSGGFQGSYSSSELLAQFASTTGQKRISHEAIVSSASSQYTIMAEAEVSETGVNVDQQMQDLLIIEQSYAANARVIEIASNMIDRLMEI
- a CDS encoding flagellar hook protein FlgE, with the protein product MSISSSLNAGVMGLGVNSARLSTISDNIANSSTLGYKRSQVDFSSMVLHQRSSAYAAGGVRVDSFKDIAATGPLTSTGNATDIAVTERGLLPVTNEGGIGAVPSERSLMLLPTGSFYPDQNGYLRTQSGMFLLGWPADSSGDIGNVSRNSGLNLEPVNIATSQFTASPTTSMELGINLPADATTTGGSGEPYSLPIEYFDNLGRAQTMTMEFTPNVPASGSSNEWDVQFFDSAGDPVTSLGDLNLVFDDTASNGGRIASATASGGVSYDAATGKLSMTLEHGPIDVFIGRPDDSAGITQLAGPYSPTAVTKDGAPLGDLASVEIDENGYLQAIYDTGLRRTLYQIPVGDVPNMNGLTALDGQAYSVSSSSGSLYLWNAGTGPVGTVAGYSLMESATDIAAELTDLIETQRAYSSNAKIVQTVDEMLQETTNLKR
- a CDS encoding flagellar motor protein MotB — translated: MSSKQQPIVYTTIIKRKKVVKADGHHGGAWKVAYADFVTAMMAFFLLMWLLNATTEEQRKGIADYFNPTIPISRISGGGSDGLNGSSIFTEETYAKMGTGASRSKSIDSHGTKDKTDERAIAAQLEDLKKGLTEDGHQISEHMLIKMSPEGIVVEITDSAKTPLFPVGSSHPSELLADLMGQVAGSFGSFENQVKIVGHTDNRTYRNAGIYDNWNLSADRANTARRLLVRSGMPADRIREVSGKAASDPLIPEDPAAPQNRRISITILTQ
- a CDS encoding FliM/FliN family flagellar motor C-terminal domain-containing protein, which translates into the protein MVNLPRAVNGFSTGHPPSLVNGTVRFFNRWQTVSAVLRKKIDAGAGIPPSIMQLQHFWLQLQACTQDWAADTYGIRPEVSLASRRVVNGQEAQQKLEAESGFYYSAATSPGLAGIALDAAGSIRNAAVRMNQDIESLGDASPLFLKLLAEQAGLELCHQVTADLFDAEEGASSAPDPSGAAGRFETSSRYLLLEYRLQMDDEVSSVWFAYFFEFIQQYVISSQRAASDRKGQGRHQSQRSLNNSILASTTMLDAVLDRLSLTIGECAKLEVGTVLPLAGADGGRLSLSADTINGCVDIGTGELGVWKRQRALKLKTPISKTFAQEIVDS
- the motA gene encoding flagellar motor stator protein MotA, which codes for MNAIIGMLVTVAMVFGGYLLAGGKMEIITHALPFEGMMIGGAALGAFLAANDLTTIKHTVGDIASVFKGPKWKKQDYQDLLCLMHELLNVLKQNPVDIEPHIEAPNESDIFAKYPKILKDHSAVEMICDTIRSMIMNFDNVHQVEELLEAQLEGLQEDSLHGAHALQNMADALPALGIVAAVLGVIKTMAAIDKPPEILGGMIGGALVGTFLGVFLAYGIVGPFANKVKHNRTEEHFFYATIGGLLVSNLHHNPVNISVEVARRHAPARVRPTFDDVEQAIRELKKAA